A window of Metabacillus sp. B2-18 contains these coding sequences:
- the ilvD gene encoding dihydroxy-acid dehydratase → MMDLRSNMIKKGFDRAPHRSLLRAAGVKEEDFDKPFIAVCNSYIDIVPGHVHLQEFGKIVKEAIREAGGVPFEFNTIGVDDGIAMGHIGMRYSLPSREIIADSIETVVSAHWFDGMVCIPNCDKITPGMMMAALRLNIPTVFVSGGPMKAGVTSDGKKISLSSVFEGVGAYQSGKLDEKGLTELEQFGCPTCGSCSGMFTANSMNCLAEALGLALPGNGTILAVAPERREFVKRSAKQLMNLIKDDIKPRDIVTEKAIDNAFALDMALGGSTNTVLHTLALAHEAEIEYPIQRINEVAARVPHLSKLAPASDHHIEDLHEAGGVSAALYELSKKEGALHLDTLTVTGKTLGENIAGCEIKDHEVIRPIDNPHTEKGGLAVLFGNLAPDGAIIKTGGVQNGITSHEGPAIVFESQEEAINGIVNGKVKEGHVVIIRYEGPKGGPGMPEMLSPTSMIVGMGLGPKVALVTDGRFSGASRGLSIGHASPEAAEGGPLAFVENGDHIVIDIENRTMDVQVDDEEWEKRKGNWKGFEPKVKKGYLARYSKLVTSASTGGIMKI, encoded by the coding sequence ATGATGGATTTACGTAGTAATATGATTAAAAAAGGATTTGATCGTGCTCCGCATCGTAGCTTACTTCGTGCGGCAGGTGTAAAAGAAGAGGATTTTGATAAACCGTTTATCGCGGTTTGTAATTCATATATTGATATTGTACCTGGACACGTACATTTACAAGAATTCGGTAAAATTGTAAAAGAAGCTATTCGAGAAGCGGGTGGAGTACCATTTGAATTTAATACAATCGGTGTAGATGATGGAATTGCGATGGGACATATTGGGATGCGCTATTCCTTACCAAGCCGTGAAATTATTGCAGATTCTATTGAAACTGTTGTTTCAGCACATTGGTTCGATGGAATGGTTTGTATTCCAAACTGTGACAAAATCACACCAGGGATGATGATGGCAGCATTACGTCTTAATATCCCTACAGTATTTGTAAGTGGTGGCCCGATGAAGGCTGGTGTTACAAGTGATGGTAAAAAAATCTCACTTTCATCAGTATTTGAAGGAGTAGGTGCCTACCAATCTGGTAAACTAGATGAAAAAGGTTTAACAGAGCTTGAGCAATTTGGCTGCCCAACATGCGGTTCTTGTTCAGGTATGTTTACAGCGAACTCTATGAACTGTTTAGCTGAAGCACTTGGATTAGCTCTTCCTGGTAACGGAACGATTTTAGCCGTGGCGCCCGAGCGTAGAGAGTTTGTAAAACGTTCTGCAAAACAATTAATGAATCTTATTAAAGACGATATTAAGCCTAGAGATATCGTAACAGAAAAAGCAATTGATAATGCTTTTGCACTTGATATGGCATTAGGTGGATCAACAAACACGGTTCTTCACACGTTAGCTTTAGCACATGAAGCGGAAATTGAATACCCAATTCAACGTATTAATGAAGTGGCAGCCCGTGTTCCGCATTTATCTAAGCTTGCCCCTGCATCAGATCATCATATTGAGGATTTACATGAAGCTGGTGGTGTATCTGCTGCATTGTATGAGCTTTCTAAGAAAGAAGGAGCTCTTCATCTTGATACTTTAACTGTTACGGGCAAAACCCTTGGGGAGAACATCGCTGGCTGTGAAATAAAAGACCATGAGGTGATCCGTCCTATTGACAATCCGCATACTGAAAAAGGTGGACTTGCTGTTTTATTCGGAAACCTTGCTCCAGACGGTGCCATCATTAAAACAGGTGGTGTACAAAATGGAATTACTAGCCATGAAGGACCTGCAATTGTGTTTGAATCACAAGAAGAGGCAATCAATGGAATTGTAAATGGTAAAGTAAAAGAAGGACATGTTGTAATCATTCGTTACGAGGGACCAAAAGGTGGACCTGGTATGCCGGAAATGCTTTCTCCAACTTCAATGATTGTTGGTATGGGACTTGGACCAAAAGTTGCACTTGTAACAGATGGTCGTTTCTCAGGAGCTTCTCGTGGATTGTCGATCGGACATGCTTCACCTGAAGCGGCAGAAGGCGGTCCACTAGCATTCGTTGAAAATGGTGACCACATCGTAATTGATATTGAAAACCGTACAATGGATGTTCAAGTAGATGATGAAGAGTGGGAAAAACGTAAAGGTAACTGGAAAGGCTTTGAACCAAAAGTGAAAAAAGGCTATCTAGCTCGTTATTCCAAACTTGTCACATCTGCTAGTACCGGCGGTATTATGAAAATCTAA
- a CDS encoding cell wall hydrolase yields the protein MKKLLFLLAFLTTLFVAAPTFAHTVEKGDTMSEIARKNGLSLNQLAKANPHVKNIDLIYVGQQINTTINKTIHTSDKPSVKTLSNKTNNTTQVSRENDRSKKISLSEAEIDLLARIVRAEAQTESFEGKVAVASVVLNRVDSPKFPDTVREVIYQRNQFQPVANGQINKPADEESRKAVFAALSDMRAIAKDALFFYNPDIAQSRWLDSRETTVQIGQHVFKK from the coding sequence GTGAAAAAACTACTTTTTTTACTAGCATTCCTGACCACTCTGTTTGTAGCTGCACCTACCTTTGCACATACGGTTGAAAAAGGTGACACGATGTCGGAAATCGCACGTAAGAATGGACTATCATTAAATCAACTAGCAAAAGCAAACCCACATGTTAAAAACATTGATTTAATTTATGTTGGCCAACAAATTAATACAACAATTAATAAAACTATTCATACTTCGGATAAGCCAAGTGTAAAGACACTATCAAATAAAACAAATAATACCACTCAAGTTAGTAGAGAAAATGATCGCTCTAAAAAGATTAGCCTTTCAGAAGCTGAAATAGATTTATTAGCAAGAATTGTACGAGCTGAAGCTCAAACAGAATCGTTTGAAGGTAAAGTAGCAGTTGCAAGTGTTGTGTTAAATCGAGTTGACAGCCCAAAATTCCCTGATACAGTTAGAGAAGTGATCTATCAGCGTAATCAATTTCAGCCAGTTGCAAATGGACAGATTAATAAACCAGCAGATGAAGAGTCTAGAAAAGCTGTTTTTGCTGCCCTATCTGATATGAGAGCTATAGCAAAAGATGCCTTATTCTTTTATAATCCGGATATTGCCCAGAGTAGATGGCTTGATTCAAGAGAAACAACAGTACAAATTGGACAACATGTGTTTAAAAAATAA
- a CDS encoding amidohydrolase, giving the protein MERENLELVIELRHELHKHPELSNHEVWTKQHLISFLKSYTNLEIVDKGKWFYAIYRAGQDRENIAFRADFDALPIEETIVIPHASQTPGISHKCGHDGHSASLAGLALEIDQKGADKNIFFLFQHAEETGDGALECISFIKENKIQEIFAYHNMSGMAHNTVNVINGTAHCASKGMTIFMEGTPAHASQPEDGINPAFAIAKIIDTIDVFTSAENNKGVVLCTVVHVKIGEKAFGVSASKGELLLTIRALYEEDLDKLQYNLEGLTLSLAKQYGLKAIFSYNDVFPETVNHKESSDKIRVVCKNKGINLTEMKQAFRASEDFGHYLKETKGAIFYIGNGEEYPPIHTVEYDFRDDVIETAVELFKGIIEIS; this is encoded by the coding sequence ATGGAGAGAGAAAATCTAGAATTAGTTATAGAGTTACGTCATGAATTACATAAACATCCAGAGCTTTCCAACCATGAAGTATGGACAAAACAACATTTAATTTCGTTTCTAAAAAGTTATACAAACCTTGAAATCGTTGACAAAGGAAAGTGGTTTTACGCTATATACCGAGCAGGACAAGATCGAGAAAACATTGCATTTCGAGCAGACTTTGATGCACTTCCAATCGAAGAAACGATTGTAATTCCTCATGCCTCACAGACACCCGGTATATCTCACAAATGTGGTCATGACGGTCATTCAGCATCTTTAGCTGGATTAGCTCTTGAAATAGATCAAAAAGGAGCAGACAAAAATATCTTTTTCTTATTTCAACACGCTGAGGAAACTGGAGATGGAGCGTTAGAATGCATTTCTTTTATAAAGGAAAATAAGATCCAAGAGATCTTTGCTTATCACAATATGAGTGGAATGGCTCATAATACGGTGAATGTTATAAACGGAACGGCTCACTGTGCATCTAAAGGTATGACAATTTTTATGGAAGGAACTCCGGCACATGCTAGTCAGCCTGAAGATGGAATTAATCCTGCCTTTGCTATTGCAAAAATCATTGATACAATCGATGTCTTTACATCTGCCGAGAACAATAAAGGTGTGGTTCTCTGTACTGTGGTACATGTTAAGATCGGTGAAAAAGCCTTCGGGGTATCAGCAAGCAAAGGTGAGCTGCTTTTGACAATTCGTGCTCTATACGAAGAAGACTTGGATAAACTGCAATATAATCTTGAAGGACTAACATTATCACTTGCAAAGCAATATGGTCTAAAGGCTATTTTTTCTTATAACGATGTTTTTCCTGAGACGGTTAATCATAAGGAGAGCTCAGATAAAATACGAGTTGTTTGTAAAAACAAAGGAATTAACCTTACTGAAATGAAGCAGGCGTTTCGTGCTTCTGAGGATTTCGGTCATTATTTAAAGGAAACAAAAGGAGCTATTTTCTATATCGGAAATGGCGAAGAGTATCCACCTATCCATACTGTTGAATATGATTTCAGAGACGACGTGATAGAAACAGCGGTCGAGCTGTTTAAGGGAATAATTGAAATAAGTTAA
- a CDS encoding SET domain-containing protein: MIEIKTSSLSDGEFNRGVFAKTNIKKGELLHEAPVISYPNDQHQHIEKTLLADYAFEYGINHTAILLGYGMLFNHSYEPNAIYEINFDNHTFDFYAYTDIQAGDEILINYNGDVDDKEPLWFDKE; encoded by the coding sequence ATGATTGAAATAAAAACATCTTCTCTCAGTGATGGAGAATTTAATAGAGGAGTATTTGCTAAAACTAATATCAAAAAAGGCGAGCTTTTACATGAAGCACCTGTCATTTCTTATCCAAATGATCAGCATCAACATATAGAAAAAACGTTACTTGCTGATTATGCTTTTGAATATGGTATAAATCACACAGCTATCCTTCTAGGTTATGGAATGCTATTTAACCATTCATATGAACCTAATGCGATTTATGAGATTAATTTCGATAATCATACCTTTGATTTTTATGCTTATACTGATATACAAGCTGGAGATGAGATTTTGATAAACTATAATGGTGATGTTGATGATAAAGAGCCATTGTGGTTTGATAAGGAGTAA
- a CDS encoding YdbC family protein, producing MANIKFDIQQNLGIISEGAKGWKKEFNLISWNGRDPKYDIRDWDEQHDKMGKGVTLSKEEVIQLREILNGIEL from the coding sequence ATGGCAAATATAAAATTTGACATTCAACAAAATTTAGGCATAATATCCGAAGGTGCGAAAGGGTGGAAGAAGGAATTTAATCTTATTAGCTGGAATGGCCGCGATCCCAAATATGATATACGTGATTGGGATGAACAACACGACAAAATGGGGAAAGGCGTTACACTTTCTAAAGAAGAAGTCATTCAGCTTAGAGAAATCTTAAATGGAATAGAATTATAG
- a CDS encoding helix-turn-helix domain-containing protein: MAKQHNTVETKLKAVRRVLEDLTPVAIVAKDLDLHRDTVNRWVNAYKKNGEKGLINPKSVAHSSTQKQDEKIRELEKKLKEKELENEILKKFQAFLKEKK; the protein is encoded by the coding sequence ATGGCAAAACAACATAATACTGTCGAAACTAAGTTAAAAGCTGTTCGTAGAGTATTGGAAGATCTTACACCAGTGGCAATTGTGGCTAAAGATTTAGACCTTCATCGTGATACGGTTAATCGATGGGTTAATGCATATAAGAAAAATGGAGAAAAAGGATTAATTAATCCTAAATCTGTTGCCCATTCTTCAACTCAAAAACAAGATGAAAAGATAAGAGAGTTAGAAAAGAAACTTAAAGAAAAAGAACTAGAGAATGAAATCCTAAAAAAGTTCCAGGCCTTTCTCAAGGAGAAAAAATAA
- a CDS encoding IS3 family transposase, protein MVLLCKVLGVSKSGYYAYIKRPSRKIGKGDREILSLIKRIYNRHQGTYGAKRISKVLKNKGIVVNHKRVARLMKVTNLKAKVRRPKTTKESKVQAAGFVYENILKRNFKAVHPNQKWVTDMTEVWIGSHKRCISAILDLFNSEIIAFEISTSPNTELIEATVKKAMKNRNLKDLKGVVIHSDQGSVYRSLSYNELSKNLHFTPSMSRKANCWDNAVIESFFSQLKSEFPCFYPTNNIKTSDTNFKKYVHYYNEERIHTRTGFVSPSEYYKDYIQTKKLGLCVSNFKAAT, encoded by the coding sequence GTGGTGTTGTTATGTAAGGTTTTAGGGGTATCTAAAAGTGGATATTACGCTTATATTAAACGTCCTAGTAGAAAAATTGGTAAAGGGGATCGTGAAATTTTAAGCCTTATTAAACGTATCTATAATCGTCATCAGGGCACCTATGGTGCTAAACGAATTTCGAAAGTATTGAAGAATAAAGGAATAGTAGTGAATCACAAAAGAGTAGCTCGCTTAATGAAAGTAACAAACTTAAAAGCCAAAGTAAGACGGCCAAAAACAACCAAAGAGTCTAAAGTTCAAGCAGCTGGTTTTGTATATGAAAATATTTTAAAAAGAAATTTCAAAGCAGTTCACCCTAATCAAAAATGGGTAACAGATATGACTGAGGTATGGATTGGGTCACATAAAAGATGTATCTCAGCTATTCTAGACTTATTTAACAGTGAAATTATTGCTTTTGAGATTAGCACAAGTCCAAACACTGAATTAATTGAAGCTACTGTAAAAAAGGCGATGAAAAATAGAAATCTGAAAGATTTAAAAGGCGTAGTCATTCATAGTGATCAAGGAAGTGTCTATAGATCCCTTAGTTACAATGAATTAAGCAAGAATCTACACTTTACTCCGAGTATGTCACGTAAAGCAAATTGTTGGGACAATGCGGTAATAGAGAGCTTTTTTTCCCAACTAAAATCTGAGTTTCCATGTTTTTATCCCACAAATAACATAAAAACAAGTGATACAAACTTTAAAAAATATGTACATTATTACAACGAGGAACGAATTCATACAAGAACCGGTTTTGTTTCTCCAAGTGAATATTATAAGGATTATATCCAAACTAAGAAGCTGGGGCTTTGCGTATCAAACTTCAAAGCAGCAACTTGA
- a CDS encoding Bcr/CflA family multidrug efflux MFS transporter: MNNLTGSKRLQLGLLLGSLGLLGPFTIDMYLPSFPTIVEDYHTNASLVQISLTTCLLGLGLGQLVIGPMSDVQGRRKPLLIFIILYLLASLTCAISPNIYMFIASRFVQGFAAAGGLVISRAVVRDLYSGKELTKFFALLMLVGNLGPIVAPIVGGGILAFTNWTGVFFVLACVGLILFLTVSWKLEETLPVEKRVPSNFKQVVKNFGSLLKDRQFAGYALTQGFIIAGIFAYVSGIPFVYQNIYGVTPQQFSFLFGVNGIALIIGSQSVGRLNDIISEKTFLKIGLILSNTAGALLLIALLLKAPIIAVAIPIFFLVASIGIISTTSFALAMDTQGHIAGSASALLGLLPFVLGSLTAPLVGIAGEFNAIPMGIVIFSASFLAFLSYFGLVRKAPVKVQPAK, from the coding sequence ATGAATAATTTAACCGGTTCAAAACGTTTACAACTGGGGTTGCTTTTAGGGTCATTGGGGCTATTGGGTCCATTTACGATTGATATGTATTTGCCGTCATTTCCTACAATTGTAGAGGATTATCATACAAATGCATCTCTTGTACAAATTAGCTTAACAACATGTTTATTAGGTTTAGGTCTAGGACAATTGGTTATTGGTCCTATGAGTGATGTACAAGGTCGACGAAAACCCTTACTTATTTTCATTATTCTTTATTTACTTGCATCACTAACTTGTGCAATATCTCCAAACATTTATATGTTTATTGCATCAAGATTTGTCCAAGGTTTTGCAGCAGCAGGTGGTCTTGTTATTTCACGAGCTGTTGTTCGGGACCTTTATAGCGGAAAAGAATTGACTAAGTTTTTTGCTCTACTAATGTTAGTTGGTAATCTAGGTCCAATCGTTGCGCCAATTGTAGGTGGTGGGATTTTGGCTTTTACAAACTGGACGGGTGTATTTTTTGTTTTAGCATGTGTAGGATTAATTTTATTCTTAACTGTATCATGGAAACTTGAAGAAACATTACCGGTGGAAAAACGTGTTCCAAGTAATTTTAAACAGGTGGTCAAAAATTTTGGCTCTCTATTAAAGGATCGCCAATTCGCAGGTTATGCTCTCACACAAGGGTTTATCATCGCTGGTATTTTTGCCTACGTATCTGGTATTCCGTTTGTCTATCAAAATATTTATGGCGTCACTCCACAGCAGTTTAGCTTCTTATTTGGAGTGAACGGAATCGCTTTGATCATCGGAAGTCAGTCAGTTGGACGGTTAAATGATATAATTTCTGAAAAAACATTTTTAAAAATTGGATTAATTTTATCTAACACAGCAGGAGCACTATTACTAATAGCACTGCTTTTAAAAGCGCCAATCATAGCTGTTGCCATTCCTATTTTCTTTTTAGTTGCTTCAATCGGGATTATTTCAACAACATCATTCGCACTAGCGATGGATACACAAGGTCATATAGCAGGTAGTGCTTCTGCGCTTCTTGGACTTTTACCATTTGTACTAGGATCGTTAACAGCGCCGTTAGTTGGTATTGCTGGAGAATTCAATGCTATTCCTATGGGGATTGTGATTTTTTCTGCAAGTTTTTTAGCTTTCTTATCCTATTTTGGATTAGTTAGAAAAGCCCCTGTAAAGGTTCAACCGGCAAAGTAA
- a CDS encoding aldo/keto reductase, whose protein sequence is MDFVTLNNGLKMPQLGYGVWQVADDQATTAVANALEVGYRSIDTAMIYKNEAGVGKAIKDSTIPREELFITTKVWNSDQGYDNTLRAFDESLERLGLDYVDLYLIHWPTPQFDQYVDTYKALEKLYHDGRVKAIGVCNFEIEHLQRLLDECEVVPVLNQIECHPYLAQNELKEFCAKHNIYVEAWSPLEQGGDVLRDDVIVKIAESHSKTPAQVVLRWHLQNNTIVIPKSVTPSRIEENFNVFDFELTSDEMNSIHELNKNRRKGKHPNEMHIR, encoded by the coding sequence ATGGATTTCGTTACATTAAATAATGGATTAAAAATGCCACAACTAGGATACGGTGTTTGGCAGGTTGCAGATGATCAAGCAACAACTGCTGTAGCAAATGCTCTTGAAGTTGGTTATAGATCGATTGACACAGCTATGATATACAAGAATGAAGCTGGTGTTGGAAAAGCAATTAAAGATTCAACCATCCCACGTGAAGAATTGTTCATCACAACAAAGGTTTGGAATAGCGATCAAGGCTACGACAATACTTTACGTGCTTTTGATGAAAGTTTAGAAAGATTGGGCCTTGATTATGTTGACCTTTATTTGATTCATTGGCCAACTCCTCAATTTGATCAATATGTTGATACATATAAAGCATTAGAAAAGCTTTACCATGATGGTCGAGTAAAAGCTATTGGGGTATGTAATTTTGAAATTGAACATTTACAGCGTCTATTAGATGAATGTGAAGTTGTGCCAGTTTTAAATCAAATCGAGTGTCATCCATATCTTGCACAAAATGAGCTAAAAGAGTTTTGTGCAAAACATAATATTTATGTAGAGGCTTGGAGTCCACTTGAACAGGGTGGAGATGTGTTAAGAGATGATGTAATTGTTAAAATTGCCGAGTCTCACAGCAAAACTCCAGCACAAGTTGTTTTACGCTGGCATTTACAAAATAATACGATTGTTATTCCAAAATCAGTTACACCATCAAGAATTGAAGAAAACTTCAACGTATTTGACTTTGAATTAACATCAGACGAAATGAATTCAATTCATGAACTGAACAAAAACCGTCGTAAAGGTAAGCATCCAAACGAAATGCATATTCGATAA
- a CDS encoding MGMT family protein, with product MRPFTKRTIHIIKNIPKGKVMTYGQIARLAGSPRAARQVVRIFHSMSEKHQLPWHRVVNAKGEIGFKDEEAFYSQKLLLENEGVSFDKQIDLVKYQFHPIEIDVVDFL from the coding sequence ATGCGTCCCTTTACAAAAAGAACGATCCATATAATAAAAAATATACCTAAAGGAAAAGTCATGACATATGGACAAATTGCACGGTTAGCTGGAAGCCCAAGAGCAGCTAGGCAAGTTGTTCGGATTTTTCATTCTATGAGTGAAAAACATCAACTTCCTTGGCATCGTGTTGTTAACGCAAAAGGAGAAATTGGCTTTAAGGATGAGGAAGCTTTTTACTCACAAAAGCTACTTCTTGAGAATGAAGGTGTTAGTTTTGATAAGCAAATAGATTTGGTTAAATATCAGTTTCATCCAATAGAAATAGATGTTGTTGATTTTCTATAA
- a CDS encoding aldolase catalytic domain-containing protein has protein sequence MTTEKHTHIIDCTIRDGGLVNNWDFSVEFVQDLYNGLSEAGVEYMEVGYKNSPKLLKASEPNPWRFLDDKFLKEVIPQKKFTKLSALVDIGRVDPNDVLPREESVLDMIRIACYIREVDKGLELVQMFHDLGYETALNIMALSSVPENQLIEAFDMVKDSPVDVVYIVDSFGSLDPFDIEHQVKKFKSMLPNKQFGIHTHNNMQLAFANTLTAMRNGVSYLDASVFGMGRAAGNCHTELLVTHVKKSSYELKPVLGVIEKHMVEMRQKWEWGYIIPYMISGALNEHPRVAMAYRDSEDRDKYVEFYDKVTSPEASVAPAKK, from the coding sequence ATGACTACAGAAAAACACACTCATATAATTGACTGTACAATCCGTGATGGTGGACTCGTAAATAATTGGGATTTTAGTGTGGAGTTCGTTCAAGACTTATATAACGGCTTAAGTGAAGCTGGTGTTGAATATATGGAAGTTGGCTACAAAAATTCCCCGAAGCTATTAAAAGCAAGCGAGCCGAATCCGTGGAGATTTCTTGATGACAAATTTTTAAAAGAAGTGATTCCTCAGAAAAAATTCACAAAGCTTTCAGCACTTGTTGATATCGGAAGAGTAGATCCTAATGATGTTTTACCACGAGAAGAAAGTGTATTAGACATGATTCGTATTGCTTGCTACATTCGTGAAGTGGACAAGGGGTTGGAACTTGTTCAAATGTTCCATGATCTAGGATATGAAACAGCTCTTAATATTATGGCTTTATCAAGTGTTCCCGAGAATCAATTAATTGAGGCATTCGATATGGTCAAAGATAGCCCGGTTGATGTTGTTTATATTGTAGATTCTTTTGGCAGCCTAGATCCTTTTGATATCGAACATCAAGTAAAGAAATTTAAGTCTATGCTTCCTAATAAACAGTTTGGTATTCATACACACAACAATATGCAGCTTGCATTTGCAAATACGTTAACAGCTATGAGAAATGGAGTAAGCTACCTAGATGCTTCTGTGTTTGGTATGGGCCGTGCGGCAGGTAATTGTCACACGGAATTACTTGTAACACATGTTAAAAAATCAAGCTATGAGCTAAAACCGGTTCTAGGTGTTATTGAAAAGCACATGGTAGAAATGCGACAAAAATGGGAGTGGGGCTATATCATCCCTTACATGATTTCCGGTGCTCTTAATGAACATCCACGTGTAGCTATGGCATATCGTGATAGTGAAGATCGTGACAAATACGTAGAGTTCTACGATAAAGTAACATCACCAGAAGCTTCAGTTGCTCCTGCCAAAAAGTAA
- a CDS encoding IS1182 family transposase → MIQKQQTMMFSPYVALYDIVVPQDNMLRRIKDLIDFSFIYEELKDKYCLDNGRNAIDPIRMFKYLFLKTIHDVSDVDIIERSKYDMSFKYFLDMAPEEAVIDSSSLTKFRKLRLKDMNLLDMLINKTVEIAIEKEIIKSKSIIVDATHTKARYNQMTPKEILMERSKNLRKAIYKINESMKKKFPVKPNNDLLEDEITYSQELIEVIEKEESLLEYPKVKEHLNLLKEAVADDIEQLQSMNDLDAKVGHKAADSSFFGYKTHLAMSEERIITAATITTGEKNDGKELQTLVEKSIDAGMEIETVIGDTAYSEKDNIQYSKENGIKLVSKLNPSITQGTRKKEDEFEFNKDAGMYVCKAGHMAVRKARQGKKGVGKNQVDTYYFNVEKCKRCPFREGCYKEGAKSKTYSVSLKSDQHSSQAQFQKSVYFKEKSKERYKIEAKNSELKHRHGYNVAKSSGLISMELQGAMAIFTVNIKRILKLLGEN, encoded by the coding sequence ATGATACAAAAACAACAAACAATGATGTTTAGTCCATATGTGGCTCTATATGATATCGTCGTTCCTCAGGATAATATGTTACGAAGAATTAAGGATCTAATTGACTTTTCTTTTATTTACGAAGAATTAAAGGATAAATATTGTCTAGATAATGGGCGGAATGCGATAGATCCTATTCGCATGTTTAAATATTTGTTTTTGAAAACCATTCATGATGTTTCAGATGTTGATATTATCGAGCGTTCAAAATATGATATGTCCTTCAAATATTTTTTGGATATGGCTCCGGAGGAAGCCGTTATTGATTCAAGTTCTTTGACAAAGTTTCGTAAGCTTAGGTTAAAAGACATGAACTTATTAGACATGCTTATCAATAAGACAGTGGAGATTGCCATTGAGAAAGAGATTATTAAAAGCAAGTCCATTATTGTAGATGCCACCCATACAAAGGCGAGATATAATCAAATGACTCCAAAAGAAATACTAATGGAGCGCTCCAAAAACCTCAGAAAAGCAATTTATAAAATTAACGAGAGTATGAAGAAGAAATTCCCCGTAAAGCCAAACAATGATCTACTTGAAGATGAGATTACTTATTCCCAAGAGCTCATTGAAGTGATTGAAAAGGAAGAAAGCCTTTTAGAGTATCCAAAAGTCAAGGAACATCTTAATCTCCTGAAAGAAGCCGTTGCAGATGATATCGAACAGCTACAGTCCATGAATGATCTAGATGCCAAAGTCGGACACAAAGCAGCTGACTCATCATTCTTTGGCTATAAAACTCATCTGGCGATGAGTGAAGAGCGAATTATTACAGCCGCAACGATTACAACCGGAGAAAAAAATGATGGAAAAGAGCTACAGACACTTGTTGAGAAAAGTATAGATGCAGGAATGGAAATTGAAACGGTTATTGGGGATACTGCGTATTCTGAGAAAGACAACATTCAATATAGTAAGGAAAATGGAATTAAACTGGTCTCAAAATTAAATCCTTCCATAACTCAGGGTACCCGAAAAAAAGAGGATGAATTTGAATTCAATAAGGATGCGGGCATGTATGTCTGCAAGGCAGGGCATATGGCTGTACGGAAAGCTAGGCAAGGTAAAAAAGGAGTAGGCAAAAACCAAGTTGATACCTACTATTTTAATGTTGAAAAATGCAAGAGATGTCCTTTCAGAGAAGGGTGCTACAAAGAGGGAGCCAAAAGTAAAACATATTCTGTTTCCCTTAAGTCTGATCAACATTCATCCCAAGCACAATTCCAGAAAAGTGTATATTTTAAGGAAAAGTCTAAAGAGCGTTATAAAATTGAAGCGAAAAATAGTGAATTAAAACACAGACACGGGTATAATGTGGCAAAATCCTCGGGTCTAATTAGCATGGAGTTGCAAGGCGCCATGGCTATATTTACGGTAAACATTAAAAGAATTCTAAAGCTACTAGGGGAAAATTAG